A single window of Cataglyphis hispanica isolate Lineage 1 chromosome 2, ULB_Chis1_1.0, whole genome shotgun sequence DNA harbors:
- the LOC126858965 gene encoding nucleoredoxin-like, translating into MAACVGEQVSVANAAKKPMSTGKPLCWQQRLFGKQLVRCNQINDARKSIDSTIASLVHEDGRPACEIIGMYFSFVNPGATCDDFTRQLVELYTNVNGADSGGGGDERDRKKRFEVVHVVLWSNVTDVLDFEDSFRTHVADLPWLVVPNRDYERKTRLTRRYRIKAGVPTLILLEGSNGSIVTRGGVERTVADPTGLEFPWRPPHPKAALEDGPLLPCGARDSNEPMLHEELRYCYKGVYFSAHWCPPCKAFTPQLVDTYQRIRERGGNFEVIFVSSDRSEDSYNAYTETMPWLRIPFNQEERRRKLASAFDVQAIPTLVILDSRDNIITLDGRTELIEDPEGLNFPWTSRLVNILTEKYATSLHDAPAIILFVEGEDCEIQFGESVLLPAAQAYRRDQPDYDPNYDDPEDDMLQFYIALDCETSDILREFIGLDDAVPLLTAIDIPRGIYAVMEDGAEISVDSVQQFVDKFLNNKLPINKITAVHKTSKANEHVPA; encoded by the exons ATGGCTGCGTGTGTCGGGGAGCAGGTATCCGTGGCGAACGCCGCGAAGAAACCCATGTCGACCGGCAAGCCGTTGTGCTGGCAGCAGCGGTTGTTTGGTAAGCAACTTGTGCGTTGCAACCAGATTAACGACGCGAGGAAGTCGATCGACTCGACGATTGCGTCGCTCGTCCATGAGGATGGCCGGCCGGCCTGCGAGATCATCGGCATGTACTTCAGCTTCGTGAATCCCGGTGCGACCTGCGACGACTTCACGCGTCAGCTGGTCGAGCTATACACAAATGTCAACGGCGCGGAcagcggtggcggcggcgacgaGCGCGACAGGAAGAAGAGATTTGAGGTGGTGCACGTGGTACTCTGGAGCAACGTTACCGACGTGCTCGACTTCGAAGACAGCTTCCGCACTCATGTAGCTGATCTACCTTGGCTCGTCGTGCCGAACCGAGATTACGAGAGAAag accaGGCTGACTCGAAGGTATCGGATAAAAGCAGGCGTACCGACGTTGATCCTGCTAGAGGGGTCTAACGGTTCCATAGTGACAAGAGGAGGCGTTGAACGAACAGTCGCTGATCCCACCGGTCTAGAATTCCCTTGGAGACCTCCGCATCCAAAAGCTGCCCTTGAAGATGGACCTCTCCTGCCATGCGGTGCTCGTGATAGCAATGAACCTATGTTGCATGAGGAACTCCGCTACTGTTACAAGGGAGTTTACTTCAGCGCACATTGG TGTCCACCTTGTAAAGCATTTACTCCGCAACTTGTGGACACGTATCAACGAATTCGGGAGAGAGGTGGCAATTTCGAAGTAATTTTCGTAAGTTCGGACAG GAGCGAGGACTCCTATAATGCATACACGGAAACAATGCCTTGGCTAAGGATACCTTTCAATCAAGAAGAAAGACGTCGAAAATTGGCAAGTGCTTTCGATGTTCAAGCAATACCGACTCTAGTCATTCTGGATTCTCGTGACAACATAATCACTCTAGATGGACGCACCGAATTAATCGAAGATCCAGAAGGACtg aattttccCTGGACAAGTAGACTGGTGaatattttaacagaaaaatatgcTACGTCGTTACACGATGCTCCagccattattttatttgtcg aagGAGAAGACTGTGAGATTCAATTCGGAGAAAGTGTATTACTACCGGCTGCACAAGCGTACAGAAGGGATCAGCCTGATTATGATCCAAATTATGATGACCCTGAGGATGATATGTTACAGTTTTATATAGCTTTAGAT tgTGAAACGTCCGACATTCTTCGTGAATTTATTGGTTTGGATGATGCGGTACCTCTTTTGACCGCCATAGATATTCCGCGAGGAATATATGCAGTGATGGAAGACGGTGCTGAGATTTCTGTGGACTCTGTACAACAGTTTGttgataaatttcttaacaACAAATtgccaataaataaaataacagcaGTGCATAAAACATCAAAAGCAAATGAACATGTGCCAGCTTAA
- the LOC126858957 gene encoding cell division control protein 45 homolog, which yields MFVTNLEKDFYGVIQKSRCLLLVNFDVDAICACRILQQLFKNDHIIYTLVPVRGIQDMRNAFDENCEEIKNVVMINCGGTLDLVELLQLDESVVFFILDSHRPYDLCNVYSESQICILGKPDEDDEIPEYNDIFRDDSSDEEDVHEESDNENENRQSKRRRLNEEDLLRQSERRKWVENRETILFNYLQYSYYGKSSAIVVFEMAWNMSKDNLDMAWWAIIGSTEQSILNKVESRITVLEEGSLQAHVSRLTHRQGIDIDKQQQQQSIVKVTYDKDLQLALYRHWTVEASLKYSMSTAVSLRLWSIRGEQRLKEVLAEMGLPLVQSRQLFRAMDLTFRQEFRQMVEKLAGKYNVTSIIGTSFTLQYGYRFKYCASDMVYAMLALLDSITKDRQPQRCFLDALDCLSRTKKDILESGIEKAKLMLHNIFKTAQSILEAKQVKNFGSFLYLNVPDGNIDTYLFAHPHPLIMLAQFALKAYVNSSRNRRASEWPLVASAIFNAEEGSCLLVGIPPVCEDQPRSLFGKAFEQTAKNKNCYIETDYFDSTIIRLKIEERPKFLDALAALLA from the exons ATGTTCGTGACGAACCTAGAGAAGGATTTCTACGGTGTGATACAAAAAAGC AGGTGTTTACTTCTGGTGAATTTTGACGTTGATGCAATCTGTGCCTGTAGAATATTAcaacaactttttaaaaatgatcacataatatatactctTGTACCTGTTCGAGGCATTCAGGATATGAGAAATGCATTTGACGAAAATTGCGAAGAG ataaagaaTGTTGTAATGATAAACTGTGGTGGTACTCTAGATTTAGTGGAATTACTTCAACTAGATGAATCcgtagtattttttattcttgacaGTCATAGGCCTTACGATTTATGCAATGTATATTCAGAAAGTCAAATATGTATTCTTGGTAAACCTGACGAAGACGATGAAATTCcagaatataatgatatatttcgaGATGATAGC tcagATGAAGAGGACGTACATGAAGAATCAgacaatgaaaatgaaaacagGCAAAGTAAAAGACGAAGATTGAATGAAGAGGATCTTTTAAGGCAAAGTGAACGAAGGAAATGGGTTGAAAATAGGgaaacaattctttttaattatttgcaatacagTTATTATGGCAAATCA AGTGCGATAGTGGTATTTGAGATGGCTTGGAATATGtcaaaagataatttagaCATGGCATGGTGGGCCATAATTGGTTCAACAGAACAGTCAATTCTTAATAAGGTGGAGTCACGAATAACTGTTCTTGAAGAAGGTTCTCTTCAAGCCCATGTTTCCAGGTTGACACATAGACAAGGCATTGATATTGACaagcaacaacaacagcagaGTATTGTTAAAGTTACTTATGACAAAGA TCTGCAACTAGCATTATATCGTCATTGGACTGTTGAAGCTAGTTTAAAGTATTCAATGTCAACTGCTGTATCATTACGCCTTTGGTCTATTAGAGGAGAACAACGTTTGAAGGAAGTTTTAGCAGAAATGGGTTTACCTCTAGTGCAATCCAGACAATTGTTTCGTGCAATGGATCTTACTTTCAGACAAGAATTTAGGCAAATGGTTGAAAAATTAGCTGGAAAATATAATGTCACTAGCATTATTGGCACTAGTTTTACTCTCCAATATGGTTatcgttttaaatattgtgcTTCAGACATGGTATATGCTATGTTGGCTTTACTGGATTCTATA ACAAAGGATAGACAACCACAGCGTTGCTTCTTAGATGCACTGGACTGTTTATCGCgcacaaaaaaagatattttagaaaGCGGCATAGAAAAAGCAAAACTTATGcttcacaatatttttaaaactgcaCAGAGTATATTGGAAGctaaacaagtaaaaaattttggttCCTTTTTGTATCTCAATGTGCCGGATGGGAATATAGACACTTATTTATTCGCACATCCTCATCCTTTGATTATGTTAGCTCAATTTGCTCTCAAGGCGTATGTAAATTCTTCGAGAAACAGACGTGCTTCTGAATGGCCTCTTGTGGCCTCTGCAATATTTAATGCGGAGGAAGGATCATGTCTTCTTGTTGGTATACCACCAGTTTGCGAGGATCAACCGAGGag TTTATTTGGAAAAGCATTCGAGCaaactgcaaaaaataaaaattgttacattgAAACAGATTACTTTGATAGTACAA TAATAAGACTGAAAATCGAGGAAAGACCCAAATTTCTTGATGCTCTAGCAGCGCTTCTTGCATGA
- the LOC126856957 gene encoding uncharacterized protein LOC126856957 — MQLAAQVILLYLSVAFCDGSGNGYWPNLYKFIKPPYSIDRLLQYKDANYYNAPNALHYIDTQNTRDEDYLRKDAPKIPYYANTPSKSTESMPLTPFEDREANPYNLSFRQRQKRKSLVAGLDNLRPIEERFCLNDVLRANSSLSSPVECARTCRKGDRRICYYNFVVEYYPINGMACRLCVPNATNAFCSNCQCVLADGVERMAQIVNRQLPGPAIEVCEGDHVVIDVTNHMSGSDLSIHWHGLFQKEFQYYDGVPHVTQCPIESDVTFRYQWGANNPGTHFWHAHGGLQKMDGIFGSLIVRQPPEHDPQSHLYDYDLSTHVLIINDWMHEPAVNRFPGRRFNHTGQNPDAILINGKGKYTDKNTGITTNTSLEIIDVEPGKRYRIRIINAFCTVCPGILTIQNHNLTVIATDGRDIKPKTVDSITSFAGERYDIVLHADKPIASYWIQVRAMGVCASIGVQQLAILRYKDAPSQSLLLPSPSYYEGLSQGVVLNPLNVNCGVPSNDKICVSELDSIEPIDKGILRPEPDIKFYLPIGFYSYTLQELFQSNQYDRFLLAAGRLSLNGVIDGISFKFPPSPPLSQSKDIPNNQYCNRTIQPENCANGVCMCTHKLDIPLNSIVEILLIDEVQGTNLSHPFHMHGHAFYVMAMGQVAKSSINWKMVQKMDKANQVNRCFDKPVKKDTITVPYNGYVVLRFLANNPGYWLFHCHFIYHQMAGMEILLKVGNQEDVPPVPRNFPKCGQYSPTIGYNAYPPFIQGTHRPRYP; from the exons ATGCAGCTCGCAGCGCAGGTGATTTTATTGTATCTATCAGTTGCGTTTTGTG ATGGATCAGGAAATGGATATTGGCCAAATTTATACAAGTTCATAAAACCTCCGTATTCCATCGACagattattgcaatataaagatgcaaattattataatgcgcCCAATGCTCTGCATTACATCGACACGCAAAATACGAGAGATGAAGATTACCTTCGAAAGGATGCACCGAAAATTCCGTATTACGCCAACACTCCATCGAAATCCACAGAAAGTATGCCACTTACTCCGTTTGAAGATCGGGAAGCTAATCCGTATAATCTATCATTTCGGCAACGCCAAAAGCGGAAATCCCTTGTTGCCGGACTGGATAATTTAAGACCTATCGAGGAGAGATTCTGTCTAAATGATGTACTTCGCGCGAATTCATCACTATCGAGTCCCGTCGAGTGTGCTCGCACCTGTCGAAAAGGTGACCGCAGGATTTGCTATTACAATTTTGTTGTGGAGTATTATCCAATTAACGGAAT gGCATGCAGATTGTGCGTCCCCAATGCAACCAATGCTTTCTGCAGCAATTGTCAATGTGTACTTGCTGATGGTGTTGAACGTATGGCGCAGATCGTAAATAGACAGTTACCTGGACCAGCTATCGAGGTATGCGAAGGTGACCACGTAGTGATCGATGTGACAAATCACATGTCTGGTTCTGACCTATCGATTCACTGGCATggtttatttcaaaaagaatttcaatattacgaTGGTGTGCCGCATGTAACGCAGTGTCCTATTGAAAGTGATGTTACATTTAG atatcaaTGGGGTGCAAACAATCCAGGAACACATTTCTGGCATGCACACGGCGGTTTGCAAAAAATGGATGGAATTTTCGGTAGCCTCATCGTACGTCAACCTCCCGAACACGATCCTCAGAGTCATTTATACGATTATGATCTTTCCActcatgttttaattattaatgattggATGCATGAGCCAGCCGTAAATCGTTTTCCCGGGAGACGTTTCAATCACACCGGCCAGAATCCAGACGCGATACTCATTAATGGCAAAGGAAAATACACG gaTAAAAATACCGGAATTACTACAAACACTTCATTGGAAATAATAGATGTGGAACCTGGTAAACGATATCgtatacgtataattaatgcattttgCACGGTTTGCCCTGGTATCCTCACCATACAGAATCATAACTTGACCGTTATTGCGACAGATGGTCGAGATATCAAACCAAAAACGGTAGATTCTATCACATCATTCGCAG GTGAACGTTACGATATAGTTTTGCACGCCGACAAACCCATAGCCTCTTATTGGATACAAGTTCGTGCTATGGGAGTATGCGCGTCGATTGGTGTACAACAATTAGCTATCTTGCGTTATAAAGATGCACCGAgtcaatcattattattgcCCTCTCCTAGTTACTACGAAGGTCTTTCTCAAGGCGTC GTTTTAAATccattaaatgttaattgcGGAGTACCATCGAACGACAAAATTTGCGTCAGTGAACTTGATAGTATAGAGCCGATAGATAAAGGAATACTTCGACCGGAACctgatataaagttttatttacctATTGGTTTTTACTCTTATACACTACAAGAACTTTTCCAATCCAATCAGTACGATAGATTTTTGT tGGCAGCAGGTAGACTTTCTTTAAACGGTGTAATCGACGGAATATCGTTCAAATTTCCACCTTCTCCACCACTTTCACAGTCTAAGGACATTCCGAACAACCAATATTGCAACAGAACTATTCAACCGGAAAATTGCGCTAATGGTGTATGCATGTGTACGCACAAATTAGATATTCCGCTCAATTCAATTGTCGAGATACTGCTGATAGATGAAG TACAAGGAACTAATTTGTCTCATCCATTCCACATGCACGGACATGCATTTTACGTGATGGCTATGGGTCAAGTCGCTAAAAGTAGTATTAACTGGAAAATGGTACAGAAAATGGACAAGGCAAATCAAGTCAACAGATGCTTCGATAAGCCGGTCAAAAAAGATACCATTACGGTTCCATATAACGGCTACGTTGTATTGCGTTTCCTCGCAAATAATCCTG GTTATTGGTTGTTCCACTGTCATTTCATTTATCATCAGATGGCCGGCATGGAAATACTTCTAAAAGTCGGCAATCAAGAAGACGTGCCGCCAGTGCCAAGAAACTTTCCGAAATGCGGCCAGTATTCGCCAACCATTGGATATAATGCGTATCCTCCATTTATCCAAGGCACACATAGACCGCGATatccataa
- the LOC126858979 gene encoding chymotrypsin-1-like — MNASSLQLVSINLQSKMHAFVCLLFVALVYAVQGAPSPRIVGGKDAPIGKFPYQISLRYLNAHTCGGSILNTRTVLTAAHCVAGLEKQLNFLSVHAGTNYLNETGYMFKVANITINENYNGAQLTNDIALIHLATPIKYNAVVQPIKLATTDNDLEGKPCTLSGWGTTKLGGIPPNSLQEIDLMIYPQKKCNSVYPNVISSHICTLTKAGQGACHGDSGSPLVSNGSQVGIVSFGSPCAVGYPDVFTRVSSFTSWIITNIE; from the exons ATGAATGCATCTTCACTTCAGCTAGTGTCAATAAATCTGCAATCAAAGATGCATGCATTCGTTTGTCTTCTATTCGTCGCTCTAGTATACGCCGTTCaag gaGCCCCTTCTCCTCGTATCGTCGGAGGCAAAGATGCTCCCATCGGCAAATTTCCATATCAAATATCATTGCGATATTTAAATGCACACACATGCGGTGGTTCTATCCTAAATACTCGTACTGTTCTCACCGCCGCACATTGTGTCGCAgg gctcgaaaaacaattaaattttttatcggttCATGCCGGCACAAATTATTTGAACGAAACAGGATATATGTTTAAAGTAGcgaatattactattaatgaaaattataacggAGCACAGCTCACTAATGACATTGCTCTAATTCATCTTGCAACTCCTATCAAATACAATGCTGTAGTGCAACCGATAAAGCTTGCGACAACTGATAACGATCTTGAAGGCAAGCCTTGTACATTATCCGGATGGGGCACTACTAAG CTGGGTGGCATTCCTCCAAACAGTTTAcaagaaattgatttaatgatttatcctcaaaaaaaatgtaattccgTATACCCTAATGTGATATCTAGTCATATATGCACTTTAACTAAAGCAGGACAAGGAGCGTGCCAT GGTGATTCCGGCAGTCCTTTAGTAAGCAATGGAAGTCAAGTTGGAATTGTTTCCTTCGGCTCACCTTGTGCAGTTGGATATCCAGATGTATTCACAAGAGTGAGCAGTTTTACATCTtggattattacaaatatagaataa